TGCACATCGAACTCGAATACGCGCAGCAGATGATGGCCTGGCTGCTCTTTATCGCCACGCCCGAGCGCATCGTGCAACTGGGTCTGGGCGCGGCTGCGCTCACCAAGTTCGCGCACCGCTATCTGCGTCCCGCGAAGGTCGAGGCGATCGAACTGAATCCGGCGGTCGTGGTGGCCGCGCGCACGATGTTCGAGCTGCCGTACGACGACGCGCGCCTCACCGTGCGCGAACTCGACGCTTGGGACTTCGTGCAGGACCGCGCCAATCACGGCACGATCGGCGCGCTGCAGATCGACGTGTACGACGCGACCGCGCGCGGCCCGGTGCTCGACAGCGTGGCGTTCTACCGTGCCGTGCGCGCGTGTTTGACCGACGCCGGCGTCGCGACGATCAACCTGTTCGGCGACCACCCGAGCTTCGTGCGCAACATGAAGCGTCTGAACGAAGCCTTCGAAGGCCGTGTGATCGCGCTGCCCGAAGTGCACGAAGGCAATCGCGTGGCGCTCGCCTTCTCGGGCCCGGCGCTCGAAGTCACGTACGAGGCGCTCGAAAAGCGTGCGCGCCTGCTCGAGAGCAAGCTCGGCCTGCCGGCGCACCAGTGGGTGAAGGCGCTGCGCGAGTCGAGCGGCCAGAACGGCGCGACGTTCTCGATCTGATCCGCGCGAACGGCGGCAACGCCGTTTCAGCACAGAAAACCGGCCTCAGGGCCGGTTTTTTTTCGCCCGCGCATCGCATGGGTGAACAATTTTCTGGATCTGGCGCAAGCCGTTGGCTCTTGACAACGTCCTCGAAATTCGGGTCCGCCCTGCTTGACCGTGCGGCGTGGCCTCGATACTCTTTTCAGCGCTTTCGGGGACCTTGCGGGCTATCCGTCTGTGAGGCCATCGGCCGCTCTACGCCAGACGGGCCGGACGGCGGACCGCGAACAGAGCAACGCCGCATAACTACATAAGCAACGAGGAGACGTCATGGCTCACGACGCCGACGCCGGAAAATCAAGCAAGCATTGGCTGTGGCTGCTGCTGCTGCCCTGGATCGCGATGATCTGGGTGCCGTCATACAACAAGATCGAGCCCACTCTGTGGGACTTCCCGTTTTTCTACTGGTATCAGCTTCTCTGGGTGCTGATTAGCGCTGCCATTACCGCGCTCGTCTACTTCAAGACGAAGACCCGCAAGGGCGATGCAGGGGGCGCGCAATGAACGTTACAGCAACGATTGTCTTTATTCTGTTCTTCCTCGGCGTCACGGTTCTCGGCTTCGTCGCCGCGCACTGGCGCAAGGGCGACCTCGCGCATCTCGAAGAGTGGGGCCTCGGCGGCCGCCGCTTCGGCACGATCGTCACATGGTTCCTGCTCGGCGGCGACCTCTACACCGCTTACACCTTCGTCGCCGTGCCGGCGCTCGTGTTTGGTGCGGGCGCAACGGGTTTCTTCGCGCTGCCGTACACGATCCTGATCTATCCGTTCGCGTTCGTCGTGTTCCCGAAGCTCTGGGCCGTCGCGAAGCGCCATCAATACGTCACCTCGGCCGACTTCGTGAGCGCGCGCTACGGCAGCCGCATGCTCGCGCTTGCCATCGCCGTGACGGGTATCGTCGCGACCATGCCGTATATCGCGCTGCAGCTGGTGGGTATCGAAGTGGTGATCGGCGCGCTCGGCTTCGACACGACCGGCTTCGTCGGCGACCTGCCGCTCATCATCGCGTTCGCGATTCTCGCCGCGTACACGTACACCTCGGGCCTGCGCGCGCCGGCCATGATCGCGGTGGTGAAGGACATCCTCATCTACATCACGATCATCGTCGCGATCATCGTGATTCCCGCGCAGATGGGCGGCTTCGGCCACATCTTCGGCGCGGTGCCGCCGGCCAAGCTGCTGCTCAAGTCGCCGGATGCCACGAGTTTGAACGGCTATAGCGCGTACGCGACACTCGCGGTGGGTTCGGCGCTCGCGCTGTTCCTGTACCCGCACTCGGTCACGGCGATTCTGTCGTCGTCGTCGGGCAACACCATCCGCCGCAACATGGCGATGCTGCCCGCGTACTCGCTGGTGCTCGGTCTGCTCGCGCTGCTCGGCTACATGGCGCTTGCCGCGGGCGTGAAGGACATGCCTGAATTCGCACC
The Paraburkholderia acidiphila genome window above contains:
- a CDS encoding class I SAM-dependent methyltransferase, with translation MTTLIKRASAEARAFKQTGNATQASETADNTAKVTRRPRRAAAAAAADLDNAPVIEAPRKPRFAPVTFSEESGVRYLHFGTEWVQGAMRLSKPLHIELEYAQQMMAWLLFIATPERIVQLGLGAAALTKFAHRYLRPAKVEAIELNPAVVVAARTMFELPYDDARLTVRELDAWDFVQDRANHGTIGALQIDVYDATARGPVLDSVAFYRAVRACLTDAGVATINLFGDHPSFVRNMKRLNEAFEGRVIALPEVHEGNRVALAFSGPALEVTYEALEKRARLLESKLGLPAHQWVKALRESSGQNGATFSI
- a CDS encoding DUF3311 domain-containing protein; this translates as MAHDADAGKSSKHWLWLLLLPWIAMIWVPSYNKIEPTLWDFPFFYWYQLLWVLISAAITALVYFKTKTRKGDAGGAQ
- the mctP gene encoding monocarboxylate uptake permease MctP; its protein translation is MNVTATIVFILFFLGVTVLGFVAAHWRKGDLAHLEEWGLGGRRFGTIVTWFLLGGDLYTAYTFVAVPALVFGAGATGFFALPYTILIYPFAFVVFPKLWAVAKRHQYVTSADFVSARYGSRMLALAIAVTGIVATMPYIALQLVGIEVVIGALGFDTTGFVGDLPLIIAFAILAAYTYTSGLRAPAMIAVVKDILIYITIIVAIIVIPAQMGGFGHIFGAVPPAKLLLKSPDATSLNGYSAYATLAVGSALALFLYPHSVTAILSSSSGNTIRRNMAMLPAYSLVLGLLALLGYMALAAGVKDMPEFAPYFKAFGPNFAVPALFLHFFPSWFVGVAFAAIGIGALVPAAIMSIAAANLYTRNIHKEFINRNMNHEQETNIAKLVSLIVKVGAVAFILGLPLTYAIQLQLLGGIWIIQTLPAIVLGLYTRMLDYRGLLVGWAVGIGTGTWMAISLKLAGSIFTIHLFGMAIPGYAAVWSLIVNLVVSIVVSALVHLVGMQKSQDRTRPEDYLDVVEG